A stretch of the Diorhabda sublineata isolate icDioSubl1.1 chromosome 11, icDioSubl1.1, whole genome shotgun sequence genome encodes the following:
- the LOC130450256 gene encoding regulator of nonsense transcripts 3B isoform X1 — MALTESEKKPDKREKPLTKIIIRRLPPTIDQDTFLKQVSPIPDYNYIYIVNGDFSLGENAFSRVYINFVNHEDVYNFKERFDGYVFLDAKGNEYSCVVEFAAFQKIPKKRGKARMDPKAGSIESDPYYLDFVENLKKPQELDEKPEYTLQLNSTENKNDITTPLLEFIKNKRSQRMRIREVRREERKRREFDKRREHYDDRDSRKKVLDEKSPTKRPFHKQDTVKNDKPESETTLEEKPEKEEKHYEKSYYKNKDRRFDDRRFEDKRKELKPRFPRKEYSDYKSEERKERKFDYPKKEFEAKTFPKKVKKYSEKREERKLEAQKAEQKKVDEAKVEENKCYENSSKSIENTTPKTTEKPTKSNDKDKKDNEKLKSTDATFPKDAEGDGRKKDEVTHNEQKSDLHNQRRIRNKDRPSLAIYRPGMLSKRKQNETDSSENKEKVEDK; from the exons atggcACTTACTGAATCTGAGAAGAAACCAGATAAGAGAGAAAAGCctttaactaaaataataattcgtcGATTACCACCAACGATCGATCAAGATACTTTTCTAAAACAAGTTTCTCCTATTCCAGATTACAATTATATTTACATAGTAAATGGAGATTTCAGTTTAGGTGAAAATGCGTTTTCAAGGGTTtacataaattttgtaaatcacGAAGATGTCTACAATTTTAAAGAAAGATTCGATGGCTATGTTTTCCTGGACGCTAAAGGTAATGAATATTCTTGTGTCGTTGAATTTGCTGCATTCCAGAAAATCCCTAAAAAACGTGGAAAAGCAAGAATGGACCCAAAAGCTGGAAGTATAGAATCAGATCCCTATTATCTAGATTTTGTAGAGAATTTGAAGAAACCACAAGAATTGGATGAAAAACCTGAATATACACTTCAATTAAATTCcactgaaaataaaaacgatatcACAACACCActattagaatttataaaaaataaaagatctcAACGAATGAGGATTAGGGAAGTGAGAAGAGAAGAGAGGAAACGAAGAGAATTTGATAAAAGAAGAGAACATTATGATGATAGAGATTCCAGGAAAAAAGTATTGGATGAAAAATCTCCGACAAAAAGGCCATTTCACAAGCAAGATACTGTAAAGAATGATAAGCCGGAATCTGag aCAACGCTAGAGGAAAAaccagaaaaagaagaaaaacattatgaGAAATCCTACTACAAAAACAAGGACAGAAGGTTTGATGATAGGAGATTTGAAGACAAAAGGAAAGAACTGAAACCAAGGTTTCCTAGGAAAGAGTATTCTGATTACAAAAGTGAAGAACGGAAAGAAAGGAAATTTGACTACCCAAAGAAAGAATTTGAGGCAAAAACTTTTCCTaaaaaggtgaaaaaatatAGTGAGAAAAGGGAAGAACGTAAACTTGAAGCTCAAAAGGCAGAACAAAAAAAAGTAGATGAGGCAAAAGTAGAAGAGAATAAATGTTATGAAAATAGTAGCAAATCTATTGAAAATACTACACCCAAAACCACTGAAAAACCAACTAAATCCAatgataaagataaaaaagacaatgaaaaattaaaatccaCTGATGCAACTTTCCCAAAAGATGCTGAAGGAGATGGTAGAAAGAAAGATGAAGTTACGCACAATGAACAGAAAAGTGATTTACACAATCAGAGAAGAATTAGAAATAAAGACAGACCTTCTTTAGCTATTTATAGACCTGGTATGCTTtcgaaaagaaaacaaaacgaGACTGATAGTAGtgaaaataaggaaaaagtTGAAGACAAATAA
- the LOC130450256 gene encoding regulator of nonsense transcripts 3B isoform X2 → MALTESEKKPDKREKPLTKIIIRRLPPTIDQDTFLKQVSPIPDYNYIYIVNGDFSLGENAFSRVYINFVNHEDVYNFKERFDGYVFLDAKENLKKPQELDEKPEYTLQLNSTENKNDITTPLLEFIKNKRSQRMRIREVRREERKRREFDKRREHYDDRDSRKKVLDEKSPTKRPFHKQDTVKNDKPESETTLEEKPEKEEKHYEKSYYKNKDRRFDDRRFEDKRKELKPRFPRKEYSDYKSEERKERKFDYPKKEFEAKTFPKKVKKYSEKREERKLEAQKAEQKKVDEAKVEENKCYENSSKSIENTTPKTTEKPTKSNDKDKKDNEKLKSTDATFPKDAEGDGRKKDEVTHNEQKSDLHNQRRIRNKDRPSLAIYRPGMLSKRKQNETDSSENKEKVEDK, encoded by the exons atggcACTTACTGAATCTGAGAAGAAACCAGATAAGAGAGAAAAGCctttaactaaaataataattcgtcGATTACCACCAACGATCGATCAAGATACTTTTCTAAAACAAGTTTCTCCTATTCCAGATTACAATTATATTTACATAGTAAATGGAGATTTCAGTTTAGGTGAAAATGCGTTTTCAAGGGTTtacataaattttgtaaatcacGAAGATGTCTACAATTTTAAAGAAAGATTCGATGGCTATGTTTTCCTGGACGCTAAAG AGAATTTGAAGAAACCACAAGAATTGGATGAAAAACCTGAATATACACTTCAATTAAATTCcactgaaaataaaaacgatatcACAACACCActattagaatttataaaaaataaaagatctcAACGAATGAGGATTAGGGAAGTGAGAAGAGAAGAGAGGAAACGAAGAGAATTTGATAAAAGAAGAGAACATTATGATGATAGAGATTCCAGGAAAAAAGTATTGGATGAAAAATCTCCGACAAAAAGGCCATTTCACAAGCAAGATACTGTAAAGAATGATAAGCCGGAATCTGag aCAACGCTAGAGGAAAAaccagaaaaagaagaaaaacattatgaGAAATCCTACTACAAAAACAAGGACAGAAGGTTTGATGATAGGAGATTTGAAGACAAAAGGAAAGAACTGAAACCAAGGTTTCCTAGGAAAGAGTATTCTGATTACAAAAGTGAAGAACGGAAAGAAAGGAAATTTGACTACCCAAAGAAAGAATTTGAGGCAAAAACTTTTCCTaaaaaggtgaaaaaatatAGTGAGAAAAGGGAAGAACGTAAACTTGAAGCTCAAAAGGCAGAACAAAAAAAAGTAGATGAGGCAAAAGTAGAAGAGAATAAATGTTATGAAAATAGTAGCAAATCTATTGAAAATACTACACCCAAAACCACTGAAAAACCAACTAAATCCAatgataaagataaaaaagacaatgaaaaattaaaatccaCTGATGCAACTTTCCCAAAAGATGCTGAAGGAGATGGTAGAAAGAAAGATGAAGTTACGCACAATGAACAGAAAAGTGATTTACACAATCAGAGAAGAATTAGAAATAAAGACAGACCTTCTTTAGCTATTTATAGACCTGGTATGCTTtcgaaaagaaaacaaaacgaGACTGATAGTAGtgaaaataaggaaaaagtTGAAGACAAATAA